The Natronolimnobius baerhuensis DNA segment GACGCGTTCATCATAGTGCCGCGCGAGTTGCTCCGTGATCGGGCCACCACCAATCGAGTGTCCATCGAGCGTCGCAATCGGGCGTAGTTCCCACGTCCGATTAGTCAAAAACGCCTCATCAGCACTGCGGACGTCTGTGAGGTCGTATTCACCCGCTCGAGTCTCGAGTCCGACTGTCCTAGCGCCCTCGAGAACCAACTCGCGGGTGATTCCTGGCAACACGTCGGCCTCGAGCGTCGGCGTGTGTACCACGCCATCCGCGACGAAAAACAGGTTGCTCGTCGCGCCTTCGGCAACGGAGCCCGAACAATCCAACATAAGCGCCTCGTCCGCCGGCTCATCACTCGCCTGGAGTTCCGTGCGTGCGAGAATGCCGTTCAGGTAATTGTGCGTCTTCGCCGTCGCTGGCACCGACGCCGCGGGAACGCGTCGCGTCTCAACTGATTGCACCGTTGCTGGCTCGTCCCAGACGGGTTCCCCCTCGAGGCCACCACGCGGGAGCGGTGTGACGTAGATGACGACGGTTGGATCGACCGCGGGCTGTGGCGTGAGTTTGCCCGGCT contains these protein-coding regions:
- a CDS encoding aminotransferase class IV gives rise to the protein MTDDPIYHVDGDLVPASEATVSVDDRGFRYGDAAFETMRAYGGTIFAWDRHRERLERTCKALSLSHGLSDNDLRARIDETLAANDLADAYVRLSITRGVQPGKLTPQPAVDPTVVIYVTPLPRGGLEGEPVWDEPATVQSVETRRVPAASVPATAKTHNYLNGILARTELQASDEPADEALMLDCSGSVAEGATSNLFFVADGVVHTPTLEADVLPGITRELVLEGARTVGLETRAGEYDLTDVRSADEAFLTNRTWELRPIATLDGHSIGGGPITEQLARHYDERVEKRCYSEADE